One window of Stigmatopora nigra isolate UIUO_SnigA chromosome 14, RoL_Snig_1.1, whole genome shotgun sequence genomic DNA carries:
- the hs3st1 gene encoding heparan sulfate glucosamine 3-O-sulfotransferase 1 produces the protein MAALLLGLLLLATHSPSIPSSSTPSTPAAAAGTSQRLPRVIIIGVRKGGTRALIEMLSLHGSVAAAQNEVHFFDWESHFQKGLSWYLDQMPFATPEQLTVEKTPAYFTSAKVPGRIRRMNPDAKLLLILRDPTERVLSDYTQVLHNRLRKHKRYRPVESVLVKDGRINLGYKALNRSLYYVHMQNWLQHFPLESIHVVDGDRLIRDPLPEMRRVERFLRLEPQIHASNFYFNQTKGFYCLRQHGRERCLHDSKGRAHPRVAPDILQKLYRFFRAPNRKFFQMVGRTFDWK, from the coding sequence ATGGCGGCCCTGCTTCTCGGGCTGCTCCTCTTGGCCACGCACTCCCCGAGCatcccctcctcctccacgcCATCCacacccgccgccgccgctgggaCATCTCAACGACTCCCGCGCGTCATCATCATCGGCGTGAGGAAAGGCGGCACTCGGGCTCTAATCGAGATGCTGAGCCTGCACGGCTCGGTGGCGGCGGCCCAGAACGAAGTCCACTTCTTCGACTGGGAAAGCCACTTCCAGAAGGGCCTGTCGTGGTACCTAGACCAGATGCCCTTTGCCACCCCGGAGCAGCTCACTGTGGAGAAAACGCCGGCCTACTTCACCTCAGCCAAGGTCCCCGGGCGGATCCGGCGGATGAACCCGGACGCCAAGCTGCTCCTCATCCTCAGGGACCCCACGGAACGCGTTCTCTCCGACTACACGCAAGTCCTCCACAACCGTCTGCGGAAACACAAGCGCTACCGACCCGTGGAATCCGTCCTGGTCAAGGATGGACGCATCAACTTGGGCTATAAGGCACTCAACCGCAGTTTATACTACGTGCATATGCAGAACTGGTTGCAGCACTTCCCCCTGGAGAGCATCCACGTAGTGGACGGCGACCGCCTGATCAGGGACCCTCTACCCGAGATGAGGCGGGTAGAGCGCTTCTTGAGGCTGGAGCCCCAGATCCACGCCTCCAACTTCTACTTCAACCAGACCAAGGGATTCTACTGCCTGCGCCAGCATGGTCGGGAACGCTGCTTGCACGATTCCAAGGGCAGGGCGCACCCCCGCGTGGCCCCCGACATTCTGCAGAAACTCTACCGATTCTTTCGTGCGCCCAATAGGAAGTTCTTTCAGATGGTGGGAAGAACGTTTGACTGGAAGTAA